In Rhodamnia argentea isolate NSW1041297 chromosome 4, ASM2092103v1, whole genome shotgun sequence, the following proteins share a genomic window:
- the LOC115741096 gene encoding F-box only protein 13 produces the protein MDSPDQCASRLSRKRKFEYQEDDGTLDLDDLNQDLLEKVLSWLPTSAFFRLTSVCKRWKSVADSTSFKLACSEIPSRQPWFFMVGSCLDKSVVFDSTESKWKQLNHPSFLRKDLGFMPVASSGGLICFRNASGDFIVSNPMTGSFRELPHTENQTVHAIVMQSSPGPCHSFELVLVCGEFPRLSFKTFNSALNRWGDANPLSKNHHDSGEIEEDAVYFLSKAGNLVSTNMLRSPSKQYSSVTTMKNGNEIVYFLSSSGAVVACDLTSKCFSEYPRLLPIWSEYSIDIVECRGEMIAVVLSEFFESASLRMWRYDEGNRSWQQVMAMPPAMAHEFYGKKVDINCLGAGDRILICLNSSELFRYILYDSVGNEWTELPTCDVKGEVMEFMSAFSFEPRIEASV, from the coding sequence ATGGACAGCCCTGATCAGTGTGCTTCAAGATTGAGTCGAAAGAGGAAGTTCGAGTACCAAGAAGATGATGGAACCCTGGACTTGGATGATCTCAATCAAGACCTCCTCGAAAAGGTGCTCTCGTGGCTACCAACCTCTGCGTTCTTCCGCCTGACTTCAGTCTGCAAGAGGTGGAAGTCGGTTGCTGATTCCACGAGCTTCAAGCTCGCCTGCTCCGAGATTCCTTCCCGTCAGCCGTGGTTCTTCATGGTTGGCTCGTGCCTCGACAAGTCGGTCGTCTTCGACTCGACCGAATCCAAGTGGAAGCAACTCAATCACCCATCCTTCCTCCGAAAGGACCTCGGCTTTATGCCCGTGGCCTCATCTGGTGGCTTGATCTGCTTCCGAAATGCTTCCGGAGACTTCATCGTGTCCAATCCCATGACAGGGTCCTTCCGTGAGCTCCCGCATACTGAGAACCAAACGGTTCATGCCATtgtgatgcaatcaagtcctggCCCTTGCCACTCTTTCGAGCTTGTGTTGGTGTGCGGTGAATTCCCAAGGCTCTCTTTCAAAACTTTCAATTCGGCACTCAATAGATGGGGTGACGCCAATCCACTCAGCAAAAATCACCACGATTCGGGGGAGATCGAAGAGGATGCTGTCTACTTCCTTAGTAAGGCAGGCAATCTCGTGTCTACCAACATGCTCAGAAGCCCATCAAAGCAATATTCATCAGTCACGACCATGAAGAATGGTAATGAGATTGTCTATTTCCTAAGCTCCTCAGGGGCGGTCGTGGCTTGCGACTTGACAAGCAAGTGCTTCTCCGAGTACCCGAGGCTACTGCCCATTTGGTCCGAGTACTCCATCGACATAGTGGAGTGCAGAGGCGAGATGATAGCCGTGGTCCTATCGGAATTCTTCGAGAGCGCGAGCCTCAGGATGTGGCGATACGACGAAGGCAACAGGTCTTGGCAGCAAGTCATGGCAATGCCGCCTGCCATGGCCCATGAATTTTATGGCAAGAAGGTGGACATAAACTGCCTCGGCGCCGGCGACCGGATATTGATATGCTTGAATTCGAGCGAGCTGTTTAGGTACATCCTTTATGATTCAGTCGGCaatgaatggactgaattgccaACCTGTGACGTAAAGGGTGAAGTAATGGAGTTCATGTCTGCCTTCTCCTTTGAGCCCAGGATTGAGGCTTctgtgtga